From the genome of Paraburkholderia flava, one region includes:
- a CDS encoding (Fe-S)-binding protein yields the protein MHERSYPETRPRHVYLFATCLVDMFVPQAGLDAVKLLEREGMTVHFPRAQSCCGQPAYSSGNPEQARAVARAQFDLFSEPWPIVVPSGSCAGMMRHHWPTLFEDDPDARSKADSLASRVYELSEFLLRVLKLRFDTPTDTTLAPETVVLHTSCAARREMGTRVHGVEIVDALPGVTRVEHVRESECCGFGGTFSLKHPDISGAMVQDKIASACATGCDRLVSADCGCLLNIGHAAEHAHAPLPVEHLASFLWRRTGGSSTQAAKAKQSGEAA from the coding sequence ATGCACGAGCGGTCCTATCCCGAGACGCGGCCGCGTCACGTCTATCTGTTCGCGACCTGTCTCGTCGACATGTTCGTACCGCAGGCCGGTCTCGATGCGGTGAAGCTTTTAGAACGCGAAGGGATGACAGTCCATTTTCCGCGCGCACAGAGTTGCTGCGGACAGCCTGCGTATAGCAGCGGTAATCCTGAGCAGGCACGCGCAGTCGCACGCGCGCAGTTCGATCTGTTTAGCGAGCCCTGGCCGATCGTCGTGCCGTCCGGTTCGTGCGCAGGAATGATGCGGCATCACTGGCCGACGCTGTTCGAAGACGACCCCGACGCGCGCTCCAAAGCCGATTCACTCGCTTCACGCGTGTACGAACTCAGCGAATTCCTGCTGCGTGTGCTGAAGCTGCGTTTCGATACGCCCACCGACACCACGCTCGCACCTGAAACCGTCGTACTGCACACGTCGTGCGCCGCGCGACGCGAGATGGGTACACGCGTGCACGGCGTCGAGATCGTCGATGCGCTGCCGGGCGTTACGCGCGTCGAGCATGTACGCGAGTCCGAGTGCTGCGGCTTCGGCGGCACGTTCTCGTTGAAGCATCCGGATATTTCCGGCGCGATGGTGCAGGACAAGATCGCGTCTGCGTGCGCGACCGGCTGCGACCGGCTCGTGTCCGCCGATTGCGGCTGTCTGCTGAACATCGGACACGCGGCCGAGCATGCGCATGCGCCGCTGCCGGTCGAGCATCTTGCGTCGTTTTTGTGGCGGCGTACCGGCGGCTCAAGTACGCAGGCGGCTAAAGCGAAGCAGTCAGGAGAAGCAGCATGA
- a CDS encoding FadR/GntR family transcriptional regulator, whose translation MKDDGTSTRGRVEAVMRRLETALLDGTWRAGERLPAERMLAVEYGVARNTVREAIQRLAARGLLQSRRGSGVFVTDQLRTGIASPWGQLVADHPALREDILEFRRVLEGATAYFAAQRADAADLRRIGIEMRELERARRRDDKAAEAAADARLHEAIAQASHNTMFLHLHTSVIGMLREHIGTTGTGIRERDSDASALLLVQHRMLYDAIRARQPEEARTAMQTHIDYVRSRTGDDD comes from the coding sequence ATGAAAGACGACGGCACGTCCACGCGCGGCCGGGTCGAAGCAGTGATGCGCCGGCTCGAAACCGCGCTGCTCGACGGCACGTGGCGCGCAGGCGAACGCCTGCCTGCCGAGCGCATGCTCGCAGTGGAGTACGGCGTCGCGCGCAACACGGTACGCGAAGCAATCCAGCGACTTGCGGCGCGTGGTCTGCTACAAAGCCGGCGTGGGTCGGGCGTGTTCGTCACCGATCAGCTACGTACCGGCATCGCATCGCCGTGGGGGCAACTGGTCGCGGATCATCCGGCGCTGCGTGAAGACATTCTGGAATTTCGTCGCGTGCTGGAAGGGGCGACCGCTTACTTCGCGGCGCAGCGCGCGGATGCAGCGGACTTACGACGGATCGGCATCGAGATGCGCGAACTGGAACGAGCCCGCCGTCGCGACGACAAGGCCGCCGAAGCCGCCGCCGATGCACGTCTGCACGAAGCGATCGCACAGGCATCGCACAACACGATGTTCCTGCATTTGCATACGAGCGTGATCGGCATGCTGCGCGAACACATCGGGACCACGGGCACGGGGATACGCGAGCGCGACAGCGATGCATCCGCGCTGCTGCTGGTTCAACACCGGATGCTGTACGACGCGATTCGCGCGCGGCAGCCGGAAGAAGCGCGCACCGCGATGCAGACGCACATCGATTACGTGCGCAGCCGGACCGGCGACGACGATTGA
- a CDS encoding GntR family transcriptional regulator — MQNSDIDADFPAPPLLPKVERQRLHDTVVEHIRRFIVEGALVPGKKLNERELCETLGISRTPLREALKVLAAEGLIDIEPNRGASVSKMSEAELRETFELMSGLEAFSGELACERITAAELAEIKALHYAMLACRAQNDLPGYYSRNQAIHEKINEAARNGALRQTYIAVNRRLQALRFRSNFQVPKWDRAIHDHDEMLKALEARDGKRLATILRKHLLDKRDAVLQLQSSEDAAGATLKA; from the coding sequence ATGCAAAATTCGGATATCGATGCGGATTTCCCGGCCCCCCCGCTGCTGCCCAAGGTGGAGCGCCAGCGGCTGCACGATACGGTCGTCGAGCACATCCGCCGTTTTATCGTCGAGGGTGCGCTGGTGCCGGGCAAGAAACTGAACGAGCGCGAGCTGTGCGAAACGCTCGGCATTTCGCGCACGCCGCTGCGCGAGGCGCTGAAGGTATTGGCCGCCGAAGGGCTGATCGACATCGAGCCGAATCGCGGCGCGTCGGTATCGAAGATGTCGGAAGCGGAGTTGCGCGAGACCTTCGAATTGATGAGCGGCCTCGAAGCGTTTTCTGGCGAACTCGCGTGCGAGCGGATCACCGCCGCCGAACTTGCGGAGATCAAGGCGCTGCACTATGCGATGCTCGCGTGCCGCGCGCAGAACGATCTGCCCGGCTACTACAGCCGCAACCAGGCGATCCACGAGAAGATCAACGAAGCGGCCCGCAACGGCGCGCTACGGCAGACCTACATCGCGGTGAACCGGCGGCTGCAGGCGCTGCGGTTTCGTTCGAATTTTCAGGTGCCGAAGTGGGATCGCGCGATCCACGATCACGACGAGATGCTGAAGGCGCTCGAAGCGCGCGACGGTAAACGGCTCGCGACGATTTTGCGCAAGCATCTGCTGGATAAGCGCGATGCGGTGCTGCAGTTGCAGTCGAGTGAGGATGCGGCGGGGGCGACGTTGAAGGCTTGA
- a CDS encoding haloacid dehalogenase type II has protein sequence MNRRHFMAATIAGAAVGAIPALAATNRIKAVAFDGLALFDPRPVFASAETLFPGNGRSLVATWRGRLFDYTWLRTLTGTYADFLQVADDALMFAVDAEKIAITDAQRHQLVAAFMNLKAWPDVPPVLKALKQRGLGLAPLNDFTVPMLEAAIANSGLTGVFDHLLSTDLVKAYKPDPRAYQMAVDAFGLQRDEIAFVAFAGWDAVGAKSFGYPTIWVNRMASPAERLGVLPDAVAQNFEAIPGFVGS, from the coding sequence TTGAACAGACGTCACTTCATGGCCGCGACAATCGCAGGCGCAGCCGTCGGTGCAATCCCGGCGTTGGCTGCGACGAACCGCATCAAGGCCGTCGCATTCGATGGCCTGGCGCTATTCGATCCACGTCCGGTGTTCGCATCGGCGGAAACGCTGTTCCCAGGCAACGGTCGATCGCTGGTCGCAACGTGGCGTGGCCGTCTCTTCGACTACACGTGGCTGCGCACGCTCACGGGAACCTACGCGGATTTTTTGCAGGTCGCCGACGATGCACTGATGTTCGCCGTAGACGCGGAAAAGATCGCCATCACCGATGCGCAACGTCACCAGTTGGTTGCCGCTTTCATGAACCTGAAAGCGTGGCCGGACGTGCCGCCGGTTCTCAAGGCGCTCAAGCAGCGGGGCCTGGGTCTCGCGCCGCTGAACGACTTCACCGTGCCGATGCTGGAAGCCGCGATCGCGAATTCCGGTTTGACCGGCGTGTTCGACCACTTGCTGTCCACCGATCTCGTGAAGGCCTACAAGCCCGATCCGCGCGCCTATCAAATGGCGGTCGACGCGTTCGGACTGCAGCGCGATGAGATTGCGTTCGTTGCCTTTGCCGGTTGGGATGCAGTGGGCGCGAAGTCGTTCGGCTATCCGACGATCTGGGTCAACCGTATGGCATCGCCGGCCGAACGGCTCGGCGTGCTTCCGGACGCCGTCGCGCAGAACTTCGAGGCGATCCCAGGTTTCGTGGGTTCGTAG